The Erigeron canadensis isolate Cc75 chromosome 1, C_canadensis_v1, whole genome shotgun sequence genome segment CCTTCGTGATAACTCGTCATACCGCAACACTTGGTTGAGAGGATAGAGAAGCAGCTGAGCCTCTGCTCTTGTGCTCTGCTTATGATGGTGGATACTTCTGGTCCTTGTTCTGTTTCAAAATGCTTTGGTGTAATACTTTCTTTTGATACCAAAGAACATTTGGCATGTAATTGTCGCACCTGTGTATTTCACCTGGCTCATGTTTATGGATATTTTATGCATGATATTAGATCTAGTCACTTCGTTATCTTTTTATTCTGGTCTAACGGAagctattttatttttcattgtgGGGGTACACGTTTTGGTGTGACTAGAATTTAATTGTTATACAGTACTTAAATTTTGAACTATACATGACTCTTATTTTGTCATCGTTATCGTTATAAGATTATAAACTAGTTATTGAGAATGGTATTTGAGGTTTAAAAACTTTGCACTTATGTTAAAAACGAAGTCGGTGGTTTACAAATATCAGTTTTTTCACTGTATACAAGTCGAAGTATAGAGTTTTTCCCACCCAAAACAAACCACAAAATACATAAATTCAAACTACCTTAATCCTAACTAGTAACTAGTGACACAACCTAACTATTTACTTCCTGGTTTGGTCACCGGATCTGTTTCAATGGTAACGGTTTTTTCACCTAGTCTCTCAGAATTGTAACAAATGCCATTCCCAGTTATGGGTTTCTAGGCACGATCGACGCCCTTTACGCGCGATCACCTCCCCGTTGGGGATGCTTTTAGTAGTCAATAATCACATGTTTCGCCAACTAAAACCCTCAAAGATTCGATCTATTTCAAACATTGTTTCATTATCTCTCAATCAAGAATTTTGTTATTCTTTAGATAATATTACTTACATAAAACTGGTCCAATCATCATCACTTTCTGGGTGTTCATTACATGGCAAACTTGTTCAGTCACATATGTTTAAAACAGGCTATAATCCAGGCATGTTTTTACAAAATACCCTTTTGAATATGTACTTAAAATGTAACGATATGGATTCCGCTCTCCAACTGTTTGAGGAAATGCCTGAACGAACTGTCGTTTCTTGGAACTTGTTGATTTCTGGGTATACGAAGCTGGGTAAGTACATTTGTGCAAAACAAGTGTTTTGTAAAGCTAGAGTGGAGAAGGTTGGGCTTAGTAAGTTTAGTTACGCGAGTATGTTGAGTGTGTGTGCTCAAACAGGTGATTTGGAGTTAGGGAAGGTTATACATGGGTTGATTGTTTTGAGTGGTGTAGGTGTCGATGCTTTTTTGAGTAATCTGCTTGTTTCTATGTATAGTAAGTGTGGGAGAGTTGATCAAGCACGGGTTGTGTTTGATACCTGTGGTGAGTTAGATGACGTTTCTTGGAACTCGATAATTGCTGGTTATGTTAAAGCTGGTTTATATTGTGAAATGTTACAAGTTTTGGTTAAAATGCATCAAAGTGGCGTGGGATTTAGTAGTTATGTGTTGGGGAGTGTTCTTAACGCATGTTGCACTAATTTCAGGTGGTGTTTAACATGGGGAAAGTTACTACACTCATTGTCTATGAAACTTGGTTGGgatcttgatgttgttgttgGGACTGCATTACTTGACATGTATGCTAAGATTGGGGATTTAAATGATGCGATTGCCATTTTTGGCTTTCTTCGTGACAAGAATGTGGTCATGTACAATGCAATGATTGCTGCAATGCTTCATAGGCAAAACGCCAGTGATGAAATCATGAAGAATTCAGTAAATCTTTTTAATGAGATGCAAAGACATAGACTAGGGCCTTCAGAGTTTACATTTTCAACAATGATTAAAGCTTGTGTTACGTGCAAAGATCTGGAATATGGAAAACAAATTCATGCACATATTTGCAAGAACAACCTTCAGTCTGATGAGTACATTGGAAGCACACTTGTTGATTTGTACTCTTCATGGAGCTCAATGAAAGATGCGGTTAGATGTTTTGATTCAACTAATAAACAACACATAGTGATATGGACATCTATGATTGCGGGTCATGCCCAAAATGGTAAATACGAGAGGGCGTTGGCTCTTTTCTGTGAGCTGCTTACTTCTGGATTAAAACCAGACGATTTCACGATTTCAACCGTGCTTAGTGCTTGTGCAAATTTGGGCGGTGTTCGGTCTGGGGAGCAGATGCAGAGTTATTCAACTAAAACGGGAATCATAAAGTCGAGTGTGGTATTAAATTCATTGATATACATGTATGCAAAGTCGGGTGACATCGATTCTGCAAATCAGACCTTTGAGGTAGCAGATAAATCCGATGTAGTTTCGTGGAGTGTGATGATATGTAGTACTGCACATCATGGATGTGTGAAAGAAGCTTTGACCCTCTTTGACCTGATGATTAGCAGTGGGATTGAACCGAATGATGTGACGTTTCTCGGAGTTCTTACTGCATGTAGTCATAGTGGGTTCGTAGAGAAAGGACTCAGGTAACCATCTCACTTTTGCTGTTACTTAtagaggtgacaaaatgggtgggtcaaaTTGGTTGGATGTGGGTCATTTTTCAGTGTGAGAAAAATCAGGGCAGAATGGGTTgggttgtaaaaaaaaaacaatttttataaccATTATCTAGAAATTAATTATTGGATTACTTATCATTTGAAAGACTGTCATTACAATTAGGGAAAAGTGGACTTAAATAAACTTAAATAGATATTTTTGAGAGTGTTGCTTTTGCTTATATAAGAAAAGTTGCtgaactaaaataaaaatgcgACAAAAATTGATTACCTTTCTGTTCTATTGGTGGCGGAAAGCCCtgtaataaatatagataaatatttgaaaaaatggTTTAGGAGCTTCTAtgcaataaaaagaaaaatactttgGGTAGCTTTATACTCATCAAACCATTCCTCTGTGCTAAACCTTTTGATTTGACTCTTTTGAGATAACACACAATCCGTATAATCAATGATTCAGATTTGCTACATCAACTTCATTATGTGCTTTGTTCTGATGGAAACTGTTAACTGTATTACAAATTGGCAGATATTTTGAAACCATGAAGAGGGACCACGGTATCACACCAAGTGAAAAGCACTGCGCTTGTATAGTAGATCTATTCGGGCGTGCTGGAAGACTATCTGATGCTGAGATTTTCATCACGGACTCTGGTTTTAGTCATGCTCCTGTAATGTGGCGATCATTACTAAGTTCTTGTAGGATACACAAGAACATGGAGATTGGGAAACATGCAGCCGAGAGATTAATTGAGATTGAACCTCATGCTTCTGCATCATACGTGCTTCTTTACAACATCTACCATGATGCTGGAATGGAAGCACATGCTACAAATATAAGAGACTTAATGACTAACCTGAGGATCAAAAAGGAACCTGGTATAAGTTGGATTGAAGTAGGAAACAGAGTTCATTCATTTTTGGTTGGTGATAAGTGTCACCCTCAAAGTGAAAAGGTATATGCCAAGTTAGAAGATATGTTGCGGGAAATCAAGAAAATAGGTTATGTAGATGAACGGGATATGAAAAAGGG includes the following:
- the LOC122585605 gene encoding pentatricopeptide repeat-containing protein At3g13880, producing the protein MFRQLKPSKIRSISNIVSLSLNQEFCYSLDNITYIKLVQSSSLSGCSLHGKLVQSHMFKTGYNPGMFLQNTLLNMYLKCNDMDSALQLFEEMPERTVVSWNLLISGYTKLGKYICAKQVFCKARVEKVGLSKFSYASMLSVCAQTGDLELGKVIHGLIVLSGVGVDAFLSNLLVSMYSKCGRVDQARVVFDTCGELDDVSWNSIIAGYVKAGLYCEMLQVLVKMHQSGVGFSSYVLGSVLNACCTNFRWCLTWGKLLHSLSMKLGWDLDVVVGTALLDMYAKIGDLNDAIAIFGFLRDKNVVMYNAMIAAMLHRQNASDEIMKNSVNLFNEMQRHRLGPSEFTFSTMIKACVTCKDLEYGKQIHAHICKNNLQSDEYIGSTLVDLYSSWSSMKDAVRCFDSTNKQHIVIWTSMIAGHAQNGKYERALALFCELLTSGLKPDDFTISTVLSACANLGGVRSGEQMQSYSTKTGIIKSSVVLNSLIYMYAKSGDIDSANQTFEVADKSDVVSWSVMICSTAHHGCVKEALTLFDLMISSGIEPNDVTFLGVLTACSHSGFVEKGLRYFETMKRDHGITPSEKHCACIVDLFGRAGRLSDAEIFITDSGFSHAPVMWRSLLSSCRIHKNMEIGKHAAERLIEIEPHASASYVLLYNIYHDAGMEAHATNIRDLMTNLRIKKEPGISWIEVGNRVHSFLVGDKCHPQSEKVYAKLEDMLREIKKIGYVDERDMKKGNSSIVNHHSEKLAVTLGLIALPPSAPVRVMKNLRVCKDCHSVMKLISKVEKREIILRDPIRFHRFRGGTCSCGDYW